A window of the Blastopirellula sediminis genome harbors these coding sequences:
- a CDS encoding tellurite resistance TerB family protein, giving the protein MESSSKLTPQEAFAGILMGASGCDGHIAEDEVTGLITCLVRMKLYQRYDGRQFGKTLNKLHGLMKKKGVEALIDACTETLPQDLKRAAFANACDIVLADGVVENDEKIFMERLRDKLQIDPKVAKTIAEVMVIKNKG; this is encoded by the coding sequence ATGGAAAGCTCCTCCAAACTGACGCCGCAGGAAGCGTTCGCCGGCATTTTGATGGGCGCCAGCGGATGCGACGGACATATCGCCGAGGACGAAGTCACCGGCTTGATTACCTGCCTGGTGCGGATGAAGCTCTACCAGCGATACGATGGCCGCCAGTTCGGTAAAACCCTGAACAAACTGCACGGCTTGATGAAGAAGAAGGGGGTCGAAGCGTTGATCGACGCTTGCACCGAAACCCTTCCGCAAGATCTGAAACGAGCGGCTTTCGCCAACGCATGCGACATCGTGCTGGCGGACGGCGTGGTCGAAAACGACGAGAAGATTTTCATGGAACGTTTGCGCGACAAGCTGCAAATTGATCCGAAAGTCGCCAAAACGATCGCCGAAGTGATGGTCATCAAGAACAAGGGCTAA
- a CDS encoding tellurite resistance TerB family protein: protein MSLFDDVFDDSSFAPEQFGPQEGFAGTLLAASACDGHIADEEVGALITTLSRMKMYQNVPPHKFSSMMDRLLGVLKRGGPEKLIAVAIPAVPPELRETVFANACDIVLADGVVEADEKAFIDDLMIKLEMDSQRAKTIVQVMVYKNQG, encoded by the coding sequence ATGTCACTTTTCGATGATGTATTTGACGACTCCTCCTTCGCTCCTGAACAGTTCGGTCCTCAGGAAGGCTTCGCCGGCACGCTGTTGGCCGCTTCGGCCTGCGACGGTCATATCGCGGACGAAGAAGTCGGGGCGCTCATTACGACGCTGTCGCGGATGAAGATGTATCAGAATGTCCCGCCCCACAAATTCAGCTCGATGATGGATCGCCTGTTGGGCGTCCTGAAACGCGGCGGTCCCGAGAAACTGATCGCCGTCGCCATCCCGGCCGTCCCGCCGGAACTGCGCGAAACGGTCTTCGCCAACGCGTGCGATATCGTCCTGGCCGACGGCGTGGTCGAAGCGGACGAAAAGGCGTTTATCGACGACCTGATGATCAAGCTCGAAATGGATTCGCAGCGAGCCAAGACGATCGTACAAGTGATGGTCTACAAAAATCAGGGCTAA
- a CDS encoding sensor histidine kinase: MSTSRRPIGIPVTIAVIMIVLLVVLIVGWVLLTVWGAYNNEDSATLYWTMLPIGATFLSTVLGGVIFYLVLSIKSINLNIRQANFIDSVTHELKSPIASLKLYLQTLNRLKVSEAEAAEFYDTMLKDVERLDHLINHLLEAGRLDRSRDEAEAEEIRLDKLLIGCAESTLLLYRAPRETIQFHLQPCVMHSYQGDLDIIFRNLIDNAMKYSGSDALIEIFLRLDSQQRAVVEVSDNGPGIPKGMRRKIFGRFVRLGLELQREKPGTGLGLYIVRTLVRRLKGSVKVLDGRQGQGTRFIVTLPGARPLIENPPSEEQNAA, translated from the coding sequence ATGTCCACCTCCCGACGTCCTATCGGCATCCCGGTCACCATCGCGGTCATTATGATCGTGCTGCTGGTCGTGTTGATCGTCGGCTGGGTGCTGCTGACCGTCTGGGGCGCCTACAACAACGAAGATTCGGCCACCCTCTACTGGACGATGTTGCCGATCGGCGCCACTTTTCTGTCGACCGTGTTGGGGGGCGTTATTTTTTACCTGGTGCTGTCGATCAAATCGATCAATTTGAACATCCGTCAGGCCAACTTCATCGACAGCGTCACGCACGAACTGAAGAGCCCGATCGCCTCCCTCAAGCTCTACCTGCAAACGCTCAACCGGCTGAAAGTGTCGGAGGCGGAAGCGGCCGAGTTTTACGACACGATGCTCAAAGACGTCGAACGGCTCGACCACTTGATCAATCACCTGCTCGAAGCGGGGCGGCTCGATCGGAGCCGCGATGAGGCCGAAGCGGAGGAGATCCGGCTCGACAAGCTGCTGATCGGTTGCGCCGAGTCGACGCTCCTGTTGTACCGAGCGCCGCGGGAGACGATCCAGTTTCACCTGCAGCCGTGCGTCATGCACAGCTACCAGGGAGATCTCGACATCATCTTCCGCAACCTGATCGATAACGCGATGAAATATTCCGGCAGCGACGCGCTGATCGAGATCTTCTTGCGGCTCGACAGCCAACAGCGCGCGGTCGTCGAAGTCTCCGACAACGGGCCCGGCATCCCCAAGGGAATGCGTCGCAAGATCTTCGGTCGGTTCGTCCGCTTGGGGCTCGAACTGCAACGGGAAAAGCCGGGGACCGGGCTCGGTTTGTACATCGTCCGGACGCTCGTGCGACGGCTCAAAGGATCCGTTAAAGTATTGGACGGACGGCAAGGGCAGGGGACACGCTTTATCGTCACCTTGCCTGGGGCGCGGCCGCTGATCGAGAACCCGCCCAGCGAAGAACAGAACGCGGCATAA
- a CDS encoding response regulator transcription factor yields MHGGKSKEQTRILVVEDEAHLAIGIRYNLEAEGFDVTVVEDGRSALEVVEKSPRQIDLVILDLMLPGMSGYAVCETIRANGEDMPILILSARTLSEDRKRGFDVGADQYMMKPFDLDEFISRVKNLLAARNRREQSRSREEPEAMRQYEFSNVKIDFDSFQVSIGDKTVRLTQLEAKLLRYFCQNEGRIIPRNELLTEVWEMSPNIITRAPDQFILRLRKLFERDPSNPQHFITIRDAGYQFLASGTPEGEQSAEAEETLPEEPSTD; encoded by the coding sequence ATGCACGGTGGTAAGTCAAAAGAACAGACGCGAATTCTGGTCGTCGAGGACGAAGCGCACCTCGCGATCGGCATTCGTTATAACTTGGAAGCGGAAGGGTTCGACGTCACCGTCGTCGAGGATGGCCGCAGCGCGCTCGAAGTGGTCGAGAAAAGCCCGCGGCAGATCGACCTGGTGATTCTCGACCTGATGCTCCCCGGCATGAGCGGCTACGCTGTCTGCGAGACGATCCGGGCCAATGGCGAGGATATGCCGATTTTGATCCTCAGCGCTCGGACCCTCTCCGAAGATCGCAAGCGTGGGTTCGACGTCGGCGCCGATCAGTACATGATGAAGCCGTTCGATCTCGACGAGTTCATCAGCCGTGTGAAGAACCTGCTCGCCGCCCGCAATCGCCGCGAACAAAGCCGCAGCCGCGAAGAGCCGGAGGCGATGCGGCAATACGAGTTCAGCAACGTTAAAATCGACTTTGACTCGTTCCAGGTCTCGATCGGCGACAAGACGGTCCGCTTGACGCAGCTCGAAGCGAAGCTCCTCCGCTACTTCTGCCAGAACGAAGGCCGCATCATCCCGCGCAACGAACTGCTGACCGAAGTCTGGGAGATGTCGCCGAACATCATCACCCGGGCGCCCGACCAGTTCATCCTGCGGCTGCGGAAGCTATTCGAACGCGATCCGTCCAACCCGCAGCACTTCATCACGATCCGCGACGCCGGCTATCAGTTTTTGGCGAGCGGAACCCCGGAAGGGGAGCAATCGGCCGAAGCGGAAGAAACGCTGCCGGAAGAACCTTCGACTGACTAG
- a CDS encoding SMI1/KNR4 family protein yields the protein MRKLEELGFSRGTRHAGLVVALESGETALPADYIAFLSYEAPSDLELGFKFVQADAKQQWEGQVVEFMRYESGGIDSAVMAPTDDEDRKLLPIAADAGGNYLYLDLMTSPMRVVDVSYETGTISQVASSFGEFIDILYTLDE from the coding sequence ATGCGAAAGCTCGAAGAACTTGGCTTTTCACGTGGGACTCGGCACGCCGGTTTGGTTGTCGCCTTGGAGAGCGGTGAGACGGCGTTGCCCGCTGACTATATTGCGTTTCTCAGCTACGAGGCTCCCAGCGATCTGGAGCTCGGCTTCAAGTTTGTTCAGGCCGACGCCAAGCAGCAGTGGGAAGGGCAAGTCGTCGAGTTCATGCGATACGAATCGGGCGGTATTGATTCGGCGGTGATGGCGCCCACCGACGATGAAGACCGTAAGCTGTTGCCAATCGCCGCCGATGCCGGGGGGAACTATCTCTACCTTGACTTGATGACAAGTCCGATGCGAGTCGTCGACGTGAGTTACGAAACCGGTACGATTTCGCAGGTCGCGAGCAGTTTTGGGGAATTCATCGATATCCTCTATACCTTGGATGAGTAA
- a CDS encoding acyl-CoA desaturase, whose amino-acid sequence MSIVTDENKDAGDDFENDAVSQEDWNESNLVTETKPAKKTVTRKPRRIEPPIAEKLRDRYAAGFAWIIFGWIAGIHAVALAAPFYFSWSGFAIFMVFYVLTGCVGITLGFHRLLTHTSFQVHYPTRMLLAFIGGLAGEGSALDWVAMHRKHHAHSDQEEDPHSPIHGGLWSHMLWLFPFRNAAEQRSIHERWAPDLLKERGMRFLNYAFIPSHLLLGATMAIGGYMYGGSYYAISWVLWGMFARLVLVLHVTWFVNSASHIWGYTNYETTDQSKNLWWVGLTAFGEGWHNNHHAYPRMANHGHKWWEFDLTYNIIRAMKLTGLAWNVVDYKKRSKDGSAIH is encoded by the coding sequence ATGTCGATTGTCACCGATGAAAACAAAGATGCGGGGGACGACTTCGAAAATGACGCCGTCTCCCAAGAGGATTGGAACGAGTCCAATCTGGTAACCGAAACCAAACCGGCCAAGAAGACCGTGACGCGTAAGCCGCGTCGCATCGAACCGCCGATCGCCGAAAAGCTGCGTGACCGTTACGCGGCTGGGTTCGCGTGGATCATCTTCGGCTGGATCGCGGGGATTCACGCGGTCGCTTTGGCGGCGCCGTTCTACTTCTCGTGGAGCGGCTTCGCGATCTTTATGGTCTTTTACGTCCTGACCGGTTGCGTCGGCATTACGCTCGGCTTCCACCGGTTGCTGACCCACACCAGCTTCCAGGTTCACTACCCGACTCGAATGCTGCTCGCCTTTATCGGCGGTCTGGCGGGGGAAGGTTCGGCGCTCGACTGGGTCGCGATGCACCGTAAGCATCACGCCCACAGCGACCAGGAAGAAGACCCGCACTCGCCGATCCATGGCGGTCTGTGGTCGCACATGCTGTGGCTCTTCCCGTTCCGCAACGCCGCCGAACAGCGTTCGATCCACGAACGTTGGGCGCCAGACTTGTTGAAAGAACGGGGAATGCGTTTCCTGAACTACGCGTTCATCCCGTCGCACTTGCTGTTGGGCGCCACGATGGCGATCGGCGGCTACATGTACGGCGGCAGCTACTACGCGATCTCGTGGGTGCTGTGGGGGATGTTCGCTCGTTTGGTGCTCGTGCTGCACGTCACCTGGTTCGTGAACTCGGCCTCGCACATCTGGGGCTACACCAACTACGAAACGACCGACCAGAGCAAGAACCTGTGGTGGGTCGGCCTGACCGCCTTCGGCGAAGGTTGGCACAACAATCACCACGCCTATCCCCGCATGGCCAACCATGGTCACAAGTGGTGGGAATTCGACCTGACCTACAACATCATCCGCGCGATGAAGCTGACCGGTCTGGCCTGGAACGTGGTCGACTACAAGAAGCGAAGCAAAGACGGCTCGGCGATTCACTAA
- a CDS encoding 3-keto-disaccharide hydrolase, whose protein sequence is MKSLSFCAALGALVLSTASFTSAGEWKSGIEWPEPPMVTPGEKSGDAPSDAIVLFDGTDLSKWNGGEKWIIKDGYAEVAKGGISTKDEYGDMQLHVEFASPEVVKGSGQGRGNSGIFLFGKYEVQVLDSYDNPTYFDGQSASIYKQSPPMVNASRKPGEWQSYDIIFNAPTFKKDGTFDKPGHVTVLHNGILVQNNFELLGATKWDSPPKPEKHGPKGRIELQFHGNPVRFRNIWLRELKPLEGKMAAPKPTEEAKPEVKKEEPKPEPKKEEKKAAEAKKPAEKKEEKPAEPAVEKKAE, encoded by the coding sequence ATGAAGAGTCTAAGTTTCTGCGCCGCCTTGGGCGCTCTCGTTTTGTCGACCGCTTCGTTCACTTCGGCCGGCGAATGGAAAAGCGGAATCGAATGGCCCGAACCGCCGATGGTCACGCCGGGCGAAAAGTCGGGCGACGCTCCTTCCGACGCGATCGTGTTGTTTGACGGGACCGACCTGTCGAAATGGAACGGCGGCGAGAAGTGGATCATCAAAGATGGTTACGCCGAAGTGGCGAAAGGTGGGATCTCGACCAAGGATGAATACGGCGACATGCAGTTGCATGTCGAGTTCGCTTCGCCCGAGGTGGTGAAAGGCTCTGGTCAAGGTCGCGGCAACAGCGGCATCTTTTTGTTCGGCAAGTACGAAGTGCAAGTGCTCGATTCGTACGACAATCCGACCTACTTCGACGGCCAGTCCGCTTCGATCTACAAGCAGTCGCCCCCGATGGTTAACGCGTCGCGCAAGCCGGGCGAGTGGCAAAGCTACGACATCATCTTCAACGCGCCGACCTTCAAGAAGGATGGGACGTTCGACAAGCCGGGGCATGTGACGGTGCTGCACAACGGCATCCTGGTGCAGAACAACTTCGAGTTGCTCGGCGCGACCAAATGGGATAGCCCGCCGAAGCCGGAGAAGCATGGCCCGAAGGGACGCATCGAGCTGCAGTTCCACGGCAACCCGGTCCGCTTCCGCAATATCTGGCTGCGGGAACTGAAGCCGCTGGAAGGGAAAATGGCGGCGCCGAAACCGACCGAAGAAGCGAAGCCGGAAGTGAAAAAAGAAGAGCCGAAACCGGAGCCGAAAAAGGAAGAAAAGAAGGCTGCCGAGGCGAAAAAGCCGGCCGAGAAAAAGGAAGAAAAGCCAGCCGAACCGGCCGTCGAAAAGAAGGCCGAGTAG
- a CDS encoding DUF502 domain-containing protein, whose translation MRRITSALWQRFLRYFLAGILAVMPLVLTAMIVIWLVGFLNGFVGPDSFVGLGLKKMGMNGNLEEGYLAYIFGWVIVLAIVFGIGVLVEMGLKNTMAAMVDSVISRVPLIGKLYNTARQLVGMLDKGDNEELRGMQAVFVIFGKENGAGILALMPTSDRFDINGVEHHGVYLPTSPIPMTGGIVFVPCEAVHPVDMSVDGLMSIYLSMGVTSPQFLKTTGKGLKTAKVKADEPTAE comes from the coding sequence ATGCGACGAATCACTTCTGCGCTGTGGCAACGATTTTTACGCTACTTTTTGGCCGGAATTTTGGCGGTGATGCCGCTCGTGTTGACCGCGATGATCGTGATCTGGCTGGTCGGATTTCTTAACGGATTCGTCGGGCCCGATTCCTTCGTCGGCCTAGGTCTGAAAAAAATGGGCATGAACGGCAACCTGGAAGAAGGTTACCTCGCCTATATCTTCGGCTGGGTCATCGTACTCGCGATCGTCTTCGGCATCGGCGTGTTGGTCGAAATGGGGCTGAAAAACACCATGGCTGCGATGGTCGACTCGGTGATCAGCCGCGTCCCGCTGATTGGCAAGCTTTACAACACCGCTCGGCAATTGGTCGGCATGCTCGACAAAGGAGACAACGAAGAGCTCCGCGGCATGCAGGCGGTCTTCGTCATCTTCGGCAAAGAAAATGGCGCCGGCATCCTCGCCTTGATGCCAACCTCCGATCGCTTCGACATCAACGGCGTCGAACACCACGGCGTCTATCTCCCCACCTCGCCGATCCCCATGACCGGCGGCATCGTCTTCGTCCCCTGCGAAGCGGTCCACCCCGTCGACATGTCCGTCGACGGCTTGATGAGCATCTACCTGTCGATGGGCGTCACGTCGCCGCAGTTCCTGAAGACGACCGGCAAAGGTTTGAAAACGGCAAAAGTGAAAGCCGACGAGCCGACAGCAGAGTAG